The following coding sequences lie in one Ictalurus furcatus strain D&B chromosome 7, Billie_1.0, whole genome shotgun sequence genomic window:
- the LOC128610597 gene encoding 5-beta-cholestane-3-alpha,7-alpha-diol 12-alpha-hydroxylase-like, whose protein sequence is MSFVLQILFALFLCLLGGLYLLGAFRRRRSGEPPLDKGPLPWLGHVLEFRRDTAKFLERMRKKHGDIFTVQLGGFYFTFLTDPLSFGSVVKEARAKLDFNEFAKHLVQRVFGYHPLEDDHKLIQASSNKHLMGDGLVVITQAMMNNLQNLMLHNIGPGNDDDRPWQEDGLFAYCYNIVFRAGYLALFGNEVGKTAGSVDKAKEVDRKESNELFYEFRKYDQLFPKLAYGVLGPSEKMEAERLKRLFWKVLAVEKMNTKDNISGWVSESQQMRAEHGMHESMLDRHMFLLLWASQGNTGPASFWLLLFLMKHPEAMKAVKSEVDEVLHETGQEVKRGGPLINLTRDMLLKTPVLDSAVDESLRMTAAPMLTRAVLEDMSLKMDNGHEYKIRKGDRVSLFPYTAVQMDPEVHPDPLTFKYNRFLTPDGRKKTEFYKGGKKVKYYNMPWGAGVSVCPGRFFAINELKQFVFLMLTYFDFELKNPDEEIPDIDVRRWGFGMMQPTQDIPFRYRLRF, encoded by the coding sequence atGAGCTTTGTGCTTCAAAttctttttgctttgtttctctgtctgcTTGGGGGACTTTACCTCCTTGGAGCCTTTCGTCGTCGAAGGTCTGGAGAACCTCCTCTGGATAAAGGCCCTCTTCCATGGCTGGGACACGTCCTGGAGTTCAGGAGGGACACTGCAAAGTTTCTAGAGAGGATGAGAAAGAAGCACGGGGATATTTTCACTGTTCAGCTGGGAgggttttatttcactttcctCACAGACCCACTGTCCTTCGGCTCGGTGGTTAAAGAGGCCCGGGCCAAACTGGACTTTAATGAGTTCGCTAAGCACCTGGTCCAGCGTGTTTTTGGCTACCATCCCTTAGAAGATGACCACAAGCTCATTCAGGCATCCAGCAACAAGCATCTGATGGGTGATGGCCTGGTGGTGATAACACAAGCCATGATGAACAACCTACAGAACCTCATGTTGCACAACATTGGGCCTGGAAATGATGATGACCGACCGTGGCAGGAGGATGGGCTCTTTGCTTACTGCTATAACATCGTGTTTCGAGCCGGATATCTGGCGCTTTTTGGAAATGAAGTAGGCAAAACTGCAGGAAGCGTGGATAAAGCAAAGGAAGTTGACCGAAAGGAGTCAAATGAGCTCTTTTATGAGTTCCGTAAATATGATCAACTTTTCCCAAAGCTGGCCTATGGAGTTCTGGGACCTTCTGAGAAAATGGAAGCAGAGAGACTGAAGAGGCTTTTCTGGAAAGTCCTTGCTGTGGAGAAAATGAACACTAAAGACAACATTAGCGGCTGGGTATCTGAATCACAGCAGATGCGTGCTGAGCATGGAATGCATGAGTCCATGCTGGACAGACACATGTTTCTGCTCCTGTGGGCGTCCCAGGGTAACACAGGTCCTGCCTCATTCTGGcttcttctcttcctcatgAAGCACCCAGAGGCCATGAAAGCGGTGAAGAGCGAGGTCGATGAGGTTCTGCATGAAACCGGACAGGAGGTGAAGCGTGGTGGCCCGTTGATTAACCTGACCCGAGACATGCTTCTCAAAACCCCGGTTCTGGACAGTGCAGTGGATGAGAGCCTGCGCATGACGGCTGCTCCTATGCTCACACGAGCAGTTCTGGAGGACATGAGCCTGAAAATGGACAACGGCCACGAATACAAGATCCGCAAAGGTGACCGTGTGTCCCTCTTCCCCTACACCGCTGTCCAGATGGACCCAGAGGTGCACCCTGATCCACTCACCTTCAAATACAACCGCTTCCTCACACCCGATGgcagaaaaaagacagaattctacaaaggaggaaagaaagtgaAGTACTACAACATGCCGTGGGGTGCCGGGGTCAGCGTGTGTCCCGGGAGGTTCTTCGCCATCAACGAGCTCAAGCAGTTCGTCTTCCTCATGCTCACATATTTTGACTTTGAGTTGAAGAACCCAGATGAAGAGATCCCAGACATCGATGTGAGGCGGTGGGGATTCGGGATGATGCAGCCAACGCAGGACATCCCGTTCAGATACAGGCTCAGGTTTTAG